The following DNA comes from Aquila chrysaetos chrysaetos chromosome 9, bAquChr1.4, whole genome shotgun sequence.
TGTGCCATGGGGTACCGTGCCATGCCGTGCTGAGCTACGCCGTGCCATACAGCGCTGTGCTGTACCGCGCCGTGCCGTGCTCTGCCCTGCTGCGCCCGTCTGTGCTGAGCAACGCCATGCCATGGTGAGCTGTGCCACGCCGTGCCACGCCATGCCGTGGTGAGCCGTGCCATGCCATTCCACGCTTTGCCATGCCACGCTGTGCCACGCCATGCCACGGTGTGCCATGGTGAGCCGTGCCATGCCGTTCCACGCTTTGCCATTCCATGCTTTGCCATTCCACGCTGTGCaatgccgtgccgtgccgtgccacgTGGTGCCCGGCGCAGGGCTGGCGCTGCCCTGACGCCCGCTTCCCCAGGCACCACCTGGATGCAGGAGATCCTGACGCTGCTGTTCAGCCGCGGGGACGTCCTGCCGGCCAAAACCATCCCCAACTGGGAGCGGGCGCCCTGGCTGGAGCAGATCTACTTCAGGGAGGCACTGCAGGATACGGCCGCCCGCCGGCTCATCACCACCCACCTGCCTGCCCGCGTCCTggcccctgccctgcagcagagcaaggcCAaggtgaggggtgggggggccggGACGGTCTGGGGGTTCCCCGCAGGGGTATCCTATGCCCACGGGGCTTCCCGCAGCCGGGGTGATTGCCGGGGGCTTTCTGAGCGGGGCAGAGCGGAATCCCCCCCCGGCCATGGGGCTGAtgccattccccccccccccccccaggtgatCTACGTGGCTAGGAACCCCAAGGACGTCGCCGTCTCCTTCTACCACTTCCACCGCTTGGCCAAATTCCTGCCTGACCCCGGCTCCTTCGACACCTTCCTCACGCGGTTCCTCGAGGGCACGGGtaagggctggggggggtccctggggtccCGGGACTCGGCCACAGGgcccctccatccccccccccccccatctcccccccaGTGCACTACGGCTCCTGGTTTGACCACGTCAAGGGCTGGCTGGCCCAGCGGCACCTCCTGGACATCTTCTACGTCACCTACGAGGAGCTGCACCAGGTGAGCCCCGGCgtgtgtccccgtccccgtccccgccggcTGCCCCGGGGCTGACCGTCCCCTCCGGCGCAGGACCTGCGCGGCACGGCGCAGCGGCTCAGCGCCTTCCTGGGCTGCCCGCTGGGACCGGAGACGCTGGGAGCCctggagcagcactgcagcttcGCCACCATGCGGGACAACGCCATGGTCAACTACTCCCTCATTCCCGCCGAGATCATGGACCACAGCCAGGGATGCTTCATGAGGAaaggtgatggggggggggacggggtgCGGGGGGACGCGgcggggggacacgggggggtGCCGGCCCCGGCTGCAGCCTCCCTGTCGCCCCGTCCCCTCCGTCCCGCAGGCGTGGTGGGGGATTGGCGCGACCACTTCTCCCCCCTGCAAAACGCCCTCTTCAACCGCCTCTACCAGGAGGAGATGGGCGACTTGGAGCTGCCCGCGCGCTGGCCCATGGCTTGAGGGTCcgaggagccggggggggggggggggccggtggCACTCGGCCCTGCCACTGCACAACGCGACTGGacccccctgcctcctcccccccacctgCCAAGCCCCACTGCGGGGGGGGCACCCTGCATTGGATGCAACTTATACACCCCCGTGCATCACCCCGGGGGTCGGggctgcagtggggctggggtctggggggggggacatgccGGCTGCAtgacaaccccccccccaggggacAGGGGACTTTTCCGGTAACACGTTGCAGGCATCCTCGTGGCCTTCCTTCCCCTGGGGTGGGGGCACATGGCCGTGACCCCCCCTTCCGCCCAGCCCGccctgcaaaaataaatatttattgctgtttaCAGCCAGGCAGCGTGTTCTCACGGGTGTGGGACGGGAAGCGGCGTGCCGACGGCGCCAGCGGCGGGAAATGCTCGGCGTTATCGGGGGCCGCATCGGGTTTGGGACCCATCCCCGGGGACCTTATCTGTGGTGGGGGGCAATGGCCGGGTGGGCAGCGCAGGAGGCCGTGGCGGGCTGCCAGGCCCCGCGGCGGGGTCACGGCACAGCTGCACGGTGCCGGTGTTTGCCGGCGGAGCTCGCACCACAGCGCTGGCTCCTtcagcagcacccagggctgCCAGGCCCCCGCCGTCCTCCCAAGGCCCCCCCATCCCTACCCCAGTGCATCGTCTGCAACCCCCTCCAGAtaccctctgccccccccccccccgatgccCCCTGCACCCCAATGCCCCCTGACCTGACCCGGTGCACCCCTCATGATGCTTTgcggggggggctgcagtgccCTGACCAGCCTCGCTGGATGCCCCCCCATGCCCACGTCCCCTCCTGGGGTGTTTGCACCCAGGGGCTTGTcccaccctgccccccccccagcatcctgGGGTGCCCCGGGCGGACAGCACCGcgagcacccccagcccccgtCCTGCCACGCTCCGAGGAATTGCCGCATCAAGCTGCTTGGGAAGCACAGGCACCACCAATAATTAACCCCTGGCTTAATTCACCGGCCTCCGCCAGGACAGTGTGGCACagtgccggggcaggggggccGGCGGGTGCAGCCCGGACGGGTGAGACTGGGaacccccagccccgcggggtCCCCCCGCACCCACCGGTGGGgcacccagccagccccacagacgggggtgctggggcagaCCCCTGCCCGCGCCGAGGGCCGGCTGCCGCCGCAGCCTCGTCAGGCGCCGGGTTTCTATGGCGACGTCTATTATCCTGCTTTATAGGAGATGAATCAGGAGCTATAAATACGCGGGTTGATCGGGGCGGTGCGGGCAGCGCGCTCTGCCTGCATGCAGGAGTGCCGGCAGCGCCAGAGGGTCGTGGCGGTTCAGCGTGGCCATCCCGGTGGACGGGTGAGCGGCTGCCCGGACCGGGACGGGCTGGCACCCAGCGTGATGGCGGCATCCCCGGTCCCGGATCCCGGCTCGGTGGCACCCGCCTGGCAGGGTCCCGGGTGGCCCCTGCCCCGTGACGGCTGCCCCGGGCCCCAGTTTCAGTCCCTGTGGTGGCTTTGGGTCACACCCCGCTGTGGTGGACATCACCGCCCCAGGAGCATCTGCCGGCACCGGGACGGCAACACGCGGCGGGGTGAAGGACACGCGGCACGGTGTCGCACAGCGCATGGCAGCGGGCAGCCGGCACACAGCGAACAGCACCCGGACTTTGGTGCAGCAAGCAGTGCGCGGCGCTTGGCGCGCTGCACGTGGCAGCGGCGTGGCACAGCGCCCGGCGTGCAGTACGTGGCACATGGCACAGCGTGGCACACGGCACAGCATGGCACACGGCACAGCGCATGGCACATGGCACAGCGCATGGCATGCAGCATACAGCACACAGCACACGGCACGTGGTGCATGGCATACGGTACACAGCACATGGCACGGCCCATAGCATATGGCACACGGTATGTGGCACACGGCACATGGTACGTTACATAGCACATGGCACACAGTATGTGGCACACGGCACAGTGTACAGCATGCAGCATACAGCACATGGCACAGCGTGCGGCATGCAGTGCGTGGCACGCAACCCACAGCACATGGTATAGCACATGGCACACGGTACATGGCACACGGCACGTGGCACGTGGCAGAGGCAATGTgccgggcaggggcaggaggcgGGTGCCGGCGCTGCCTCCACTCCCGCTCCCGTGGCCTGGATTTTGGGGCCGCGGCAGCGGCACAGCAGGGCAGTCGGCTGCTCCGGCACAACTTGAAAGCGGTGGCTGCTCAAAAGTACCGCAGCTTCAAAGCGCCGGCGCTCCCCTGCACGCTGCCAGTCACGAATCCCCTTAAATATAGGGGCAGCTGGAGCGGCCGGCGGCAGTGCCCGTGCgggcagccggggctgggggacacgTTCGGCTCTCGCTTGCTGCcggccagggctgggcagcgTGGTGGAGCGGTGAGGGGCACGAGGGGGGCCGGGCAGCACCCCGAGagctgcctgtccctctgcccGCGCCCCGCGGAGCAGCCGGCAGGGAGGTTTGGTGTTGGCGCCCAGACAGCACGCGGCACGGGCACGGGGC
Coding sequences within:
- the LOC115345362 gene encoding sulfotransferase 2B1-like, encoding MDRMEVTETFAGISLPGHLHTQESLGFAVTFPFRPTDVVIATYPKSGTTWMQEILTLLFSRGDVLPAKTIPNWERAPWLEQIYFREALQDTAARRLITTHLPARVLAPALQQSKAKVIYVARNPKDVAVSFYHFHRLAKFLPDPGSFDTFLTRFLEGTVHYGSWFDHVKGWLAQRHLLDIFYVTYEELHQDLRGTAQRLSAFLGCPLGPETLGALEQHCSFATMRDNAMVNYSLIPAEIMDHSQGCFMRKGVVGDWRDHFSPLQNALFNRLYQEEMGDLELPARWPMA